The Chiroxiphia lanceolata isolate bChiLan1 chromosome 4, bChiLan1.pri, whole genome shotgun sequence genome includes the window AGGAGCGGgaggagggcagcagctggagcttccAGTCGTGCCACTGGGGCGAACGCTCCCAGGCTGCTTCCACCAAGCTCTGCACCCAGCCGGCGGTTTTCTCCACCTCCAAGTGGGAGCCCGTGCAGAGGGTGCGGAGCAGGCGCGAGGGCTGAGCGTCGTGCGTGGGGTGGACAAAGCACGACGTCTCCCCCGTGGTGCTGGAGCATGAGCACTCCAGCACCACCCGGATGTTGGAGCACCTCTCTGGCACATGCCTGCCGCCGGGCggctgcagctggaaagagtGCCTGGGGGGTGGCCTGAGGAAGACGACCAGCTGGTAGATGATCTGGTGCCCCAGGTCACTCCAGGACTCGAGGGTGCCCTGCTTCTGGGTGGCCGGGTGCAGCTCTGGCATGAAGGTGTTCTGGGAGAGCACCTGGCACACCTCCAGCAGGTCCCGCACCAGCTTCTTCAGGGTGCGGCCCATGTAGGGCAGTTCCTGCAGCGGTGACCGGCTGAGCTCCGGGAAAGGCCTGACAGCCCCGGCTGCTGCGCccagctcttcttcctcctctcctggccAGCTGTCCCGCTGACGGCGCCAGGccagccagcagagcacagctgctgcagccacccagAAGAACCAGTGCTGCAAGATCCACAGGAGTGGAACTTTTTCCAGGGCCCTCCTCCACTCAACTTCCTCCCACAGCTCGCTCATCTTCTCCTCGAGAAACATCTGCCGTCTCTTCATCCGCTCCGCAGCGACTGCATCGCTCGGGCGATCGTGGGTCGGCTCGGGCAGGAcggccagcacagccaggaggagcaCAAGTGCTGAATCCATGGCCTGCAGGAGATGGGAGACAAGTTTGCTCAGCGGCTTGGGGCGGGAGGGAGCATGGGGATCGAGGCTTGAAGGGAAGGCAGTGCCTGACTGCAGACAGCACAGGGcccatcctgccccagcccGGAGCCTCCTTGTCAGTCCCTGACTGGGCTGTGCCCCGGCAAAAGGCAAGAGACACCCGAGCAGAGCCTCCCGAGACCCCATCCCTGCCACGCCACAGCAGCCCACTGGGCCAGGGGCAGCCGGCCCATCCCCAAAGCCTCTTTGTGCACTTGCCACCACAgagagccctgagcagctgtgtgcCAGGCCCCAGGGGCACAACTGGGCCCTGCTGGGAGGGGCTCAGTTTTCCCTCAGGGCTACAGCCCCCCTGGGCATCATCCCCACCCCCCATCCATCCCAGCCTTCCCCCTGCATCTGTACTCACTGATCGCCCAAGTCCaactgccctggggctgcccgcTGTTGTCCTTAGGGACAGCTCCCATTGTGACCTGTcctctgtgatgtcacagccACCAGAGACACCAGAGTCACGCAGCCAACAAGGCCCCGCCTTCACACCGctcccctcagcagcacttGCTTCTGACCATCAGCACCCCAGTTCCAAAACCCGTGGGCAGGATCTCCCTGGGGGTCTCTTGCCAAAGTGGGCATCCCCAGCCACTCCCATGGCCAGCCTTGGCAGGACAAGCCTGTGACCGTGAGGACACTGGTGCAGAGCTGCCGAACCTCTGCACAGGACGTTGCCCTGCCGGCTGGGCCTCCCCCTGAGTCTGACGAGTGGCACCGcggtgccagcacagctccgGCCACTTGGCTTCCCGTCAAATCTTTGGGCATTTCAATAAAGCTTTGGATACCGTTTCTCATGGGATCCTTCGCCACCAagtgtccagcacacagctggagaaaCACAGTTTGCCGTGGCTGAGCGCTCGGCTCACGGCTCCGGCACAGACGGCACTGGGCACGGGGGGGAACTTCACACTGGCCACCTGGCACTAGTTGGCTTGCACAGGGCTCCttcttaggccctgtgctcttctaCATCTTCATCAAAGACTTGCAGGCAGGACTGCAAGGgacactgagcaagtttgcaggtgacacaaaAGTGGCAGGAGCTCTTGTCTCCCTCAGAGGCAGGTAGGCCCTGCTGAGAGGCCTCGACTCTAATATTGGAGGGCTGAGCAATCAAGCAAGCCGAGGAAGTCCACCAAGGGAAAGTGTCGGATTCTGCAGCTGGCCCGGGGCAAACCTGCACGGAGGGACCTGTTGGGGAATGAGATCCTGGAAAGCTGGGGGTCCTGCTCCACAGCAGCATCCTTAGGGTTCAAGTGTTGGAGTCATGCTCTGACCTCCCAGAGAGAGTAGCAATCATGGGAGAAAATACAAGATCAAGGGTGTCCTTCACCCTCCCCCCACAGTCTGAAGGAAGTAGATGGAAATAAAGGGCTGATTGGAGTCCTTGGAGGCCTCCAATATAGTTCTgaccttcctctgctcctggaaaTTTCGAGTTTAAGTCCAATTTGTAACCAAAAACCCACTGAACCACTCTATCTCTTCCCCATCAACCGTGTCATCAGTGGGTGATGAGCTCCCCAGGCCTCCCCTGACAAAGTGGTAGAGACTTAGCAAAAGTTTAGTTGAAACAAAATCCTTAAAGGATATTTTGTGacatttctcatattttttttaaccaaatatCTGTCCAATGAAACATActtttaaggggttttttttgattatgCCAATAAACAATAAAGGAATAAGGAACAGCTTCAAGGAAATGTAGGATTGACTGGCGCTTATATATATTCCTCTCTAAGCTCTGAAATGTGGGTTTTGTAGGAACATAACTAATTTAAAAAGCgcaaaacaaagagaagtaGCAAATTATAGAACTGTTTATAAAATCAGAGGTCCCATTTTTAGCTGACTTTTAAGCTCTGGTCTTTTTGCGGTTATATTCATTAATAACTAAGAAAACATTTATCTATTAGAAGAATATTAGCTTTTTTCTCCCACTCTCTTCATTTGCCTGATTGCTTGCCTGCAGTCACATGtaaaatttgggttttttccaaaattgtaattattttctggaTCAGATCTTATAGACCTTGTTCATCTTTTACAAccacaaagactgaaaaagcagTGTTGTAGGCCTGTTCTTCTTGTATGTAGTATCCAACAAGGCAAAGCAGCACCTCATGTAAACTACATCAGTCCACCTAAACCTTTTTCTAGTGTAGATGGAAGGGAGCTTCAGTTTAAAAACTAGTTGAAACCAATACAGTTGCATTTTCTGTGGCTGTGCCTAAAATACAGATCAGGGATCTTAAATGGATGGATGACACCGACTGTGGTGCTAATTACTGCCATGGCAGGAGATAACTTCATTACATGGGCATAAGAAAGGGGTCATTAGTTTATTGTCACCTACCATTCTTCTGCATTATCTGAGTCAGAATGACCATGGCCAAAATGTTCAGAGAGGTATCTAAATGGAGCACCTTGCTCCTTGCTTGGGCCAAGCCTTCCTTCATGATTTATCTCTGTCCTGTCCTTTCGGTTTCACAGTCAGGAGAACACTCTCAGTCACAGTTTTATTCCATCTAGATTTTATAATTACAAATACTGGTTGGATTAGCCCCTTGGACTCAAAAATAGCAATGATATTTCTAGGAGATGGTATTGTGTGTCCTGTAGCTCCCTCAGACTTGACACCATTAAAAATCCCCTCCTTTCCTTC containing:
- the LOC116785631 gene encoding inositol 1,4,5-trisphosphate receptor-interacting protein-like 1; its protein translation is MDSALVLLLAVLAVLPEPTHDRPSDAVAAERMKRRQMFLEEKMSELWEEVEWRRALEKVPLLWILQHWFFWVAAAAVLCWLAWRRQRDSWPGEEEEELGAAAGAVRPFPELSRSPLQELPYMGRTLKKLVRDLLEVCQVLSQNTFMPELHPATQKQGTLESWSDLGHQIIYQLVVFLRPPPRHSFQLQPPGGRHVPERCSNIRVVLECSCSSTTGETSCFVHPTHDAQPSRLLRTLCTGSHLEVEKTAGWVQSLVEAAWERSPQWHDWKLQLLPSSRSCRLLLTGPCQVQLCAELLLAVRQGRPGNFLVLE